A window of the Rhodohalobacter mucosus genome harbors these coding sequences:
- a CDS encoding dihydroorotate dehydrogenase-like protein, whose translation MINLETEYLGLKLKNPLVPSASPLSESVDAVRKMEDYGASAVVMYSLFEEQITHENKALDHYLSTTGESYAEALSYFPEPEEYKNIQAEEYLEQIRLLKEAVDIPVIASLNGVSKGGWMSYASKMQEAGADAIELNIYYVATDPSRDASEIETMYLDNIKQVKEAVSIPVSVKTGPYFSSFANMAMKMEKAGADGLVLFNRFYQPDIDLENLEILPSLQLSHSFEKRLPLRWIAILRPLLKSSLAATTGIHSAEDVIKMILAGADVAMMASLLLVRGVKELTLIENRMKEWMEEHQYASLDQMKGSMDSRSVAEPAAFERANYLKILQSY comes from the coding sequence ATGATTAATCTTGAAACCGAATACCTGGGACTCAAACTGAAAAATCCGCTGGTGCCTTCTGCTTCACCGCTCTCGGAAAGCGTTGATGCGGTAAGAAAAATGGAAGATTACGGCGCATCTGCGGTAGTCATGTACTCTCTTTTTGAAGAGCAGATTACACATGAAAACAAGGCGCTTGACCACTACCTCTCAACAACAGGCGAGAGCTATGCGGAGGCGCTCAGTTATTTTCCGGAGCCGGAAGAGTATAAAAATATCCAGGCGGAGGAGTACCTGGAGCAGATCCGGCTGCTGAAAGAGGCTGTTGATATCCCCGTGATAGCCAGCCTGAACGGGGTGTCGAAGGGCGGGTGGATGTCGTATGCCTCCAAAATGCAGGAGGCCGGGGCTGATGCCATAGAGCTGAACATCTATTATGTGGCCACTGATCCCTCCCGTGACGCTTCCGAAATTGAAACAATGTACCTTGACAATATCAAACAGGTGAAAGAAGCTGTTTCGATACCGGTGTCTGTGAAGACCGGGCCTTATTTCAGTTCATTTGCCAATATGGCTATGAAAATGGAGAAGGCCGGAGCCGATGGACTGGTTCTTTTCAACCGGTTTTACCAGCCTGATATCGATCTCGAAAACCTGGAGATCCTGCCAAGCCTGCAGCTCAGCCACTCATTCGAAAAAAGGCTGCCGTTGAGGTGGATTGCCATACTGAGGCCGCTGCTGAAGTCCAGCCTGGCCGCCACTACGGGAATCCATTCTGCGGAGGATGTCATCAAAATGATACTTGCAGGCGCTGATGTAGCGATGATGGCATCCCTTCTTTTGGTCCGGGGCGTGAAAGAGCTCACTTTGATTGAAAACCGCATGAAGGAGTGGATGGAAGAACATCAATACGCTTCCCTTGATCAGATGAAAGGAAGCATGGACTCCCGCTCGGTAGCAGAGCCGGCCGCCTTTGAAAGGGCGAACTATCTTAAGATTCTTCAGAGTTATTGA
- a CDS encoding Gfo/Idh/MocA family protein yields MSKKLRLGMVGGGLDAFIGDVHRKAAALDGKFDLVCGAFSSSAEKSEKTGDALGLDPDRVYGSFSEMMEKEASLPADLRMEAVSIVTPNHVHFEPARQALEHGFHVIIDKPLAFSLEEAKELKQIVEETGGVLALTHTYTGYPMIKEAKTYVEKGMLGEIRKIYVEYPQGWLATPLEQEGNKQASWRTDPSRSGEGGAIGDIGTHAANLAEYVSGLEITKLCADVNITVKGRLLDDDSAALLKFNNGASGVLMATQVAAGEENDLKLRIYGENAGLEWTHTDPNTLLFKPLNGPAQKLRAGTGYLSDLAQKNTRLPAGHPEGYLEAFANIYVEFYNAVRDHQAGSFGSVTDYDFPNVDDGIRGMAFVANMIASEDSDQKWTEFEI; encoded by the coding sequence ATGAGTAAAAAATTACGACTGGGCATGGTAGGCGGAGGCCTGGATGCTTTTATCGGGGATGTTCACAGAAAAGCGGCCGCTCTCGACGGAAAATTTGACCTGGTGTGCGGTGCCTTCAGCAGCAGTGCGGAAAAATCAGAAAAAACGGGAGATGCCCTCGGCCTGGATCCGGATCGTGTTTACGGTTCATTTTCGGAGATGATGGAGAAGGAAGCATCCCTGCCCGCAGATCTTAGGATGGAGGCCGTTTCGATCGTAACGCCCAACCACGTTCACTTTGAACCGGCACGACAGGCCCTGGAGCATGGATTTCACGTTATCATCGACAAGCCGCTTGCGTTCTCGCTGGAGGAGGCCAAAGAGCTGAAGCAGATTGTGGAGGAGACCGGCGGCGTTCTTGCGCTCACGCACACCTACACAGGCTACCCGATGATCAAGGAGGCCAAAACGTATGTGGAGAAGGGCATGCTGGGTGAGATACGGAAAATCTATGTGGAGTACCCGCAGGGCTGGCTGGCCACGCCGCTTGAGCAGGAGGGGAACAAGCAGGCCTCCTGGCGGACCGATCCGTCCAGGTCGGGTGAAGGCGGTGCCATCGGGGATATCGGCACGCACGCGGCGAATCTTGCCGAGTACGTAAGCGGACTGGAAATTACGAAACTGTGCGCCGACGTAAACATCACCGTAAAGGGAAGACTGCTCGATGATGACTCGGCCGCGCTCCTGAAATTCAATAACGGTGCAAGCGGGGTGCTCATGGCCACGCAGGTGGCTGCCGGAGAGGAGAACGACCTGAAGCTCAGGATATACGGTGAGAATGCGGGCCTGGAATGGACCCACACCGATCCCAATACGCTGTTATTCAAACCGCTGAACGGCCCCGCTCAGAAACTGCGGGCCGGAACGGGATATCTGTCCGACCTTGCGCAGAAGAACACACGCCTACCCGCCGGTCACCCGGAGGGGTACCTGGAAGCGTTTGCCAATATCTATGTTGAGTTTTACAATGCAGTGAGGGATCATCAGGCAGGCTCATTTGGTTCGGTAACGGATTACGATTTCCCGAACGTGGACGACGGCATCCGCGGCATGGCGTTTGTGGCCAACATGATCGCCTCCGAGGATTCGGACCAAAAGTGGACGGAGTTTGAAATTTAA
- a CDS encoding sugar phosphate isomerase/epimerase family protein, with translation MKSVKGPAIFLAQFVNDEPPFNDIVAICKWAKSLGYKGVQIPTWEPRLIDLEKVANSKTYAEEYKGRIEATGVQITELSTHLQGQLVAVHPAYDVMFDNFAPEEVHGKPKERQKWAANQLKFAAKASANLGLDAHASFSGALMWHTVYPWPQRPAGLVDDGFAELARLWKPILNEFDEHGVDVCYELHPGEDLHDGVTYERFLEATGNHRRARILYDPSHFLLQQMDYLAFIDIYKDYIEAFHVKDAEFNPTGRSGVYGGYQGWVDRPGRFRSIGDGQIDFQSIFTKLSQYGIDCWAVLEWECCIKHPEQGAEEGAQIIDDLIIRVTDKAFDDFAGAGSDESLNRRILGIDR, from the coding sequence ATGAAATCAGTAAAAGGCCCCGCCATCTTTTTAGCACAGTTCGTGAATGACGAACCCCCGTTTAACGACATCGTTGCCATCTGCAAGTGGGCCAAATCGCTGGGGTATAAAGGTGTTCAGATACCCACCTGGGAGCCGCGGCTGATCGATCTGGAGAAAGTGGCGAACAGCAAAACCTACGCCGAGGAGTACAAGGGCAGGATCGAGGCCACCGGCGTGCAGATCACAGAGCTTTCCACACACCTGCAGGGACAGCTGGTGGCCGTTCATCCCGCCTACGACGTGATGTTCGACAATTTTGCCCCTGAAGAGGTTCACGGTAAACCGAAAGAGCGACAGAAATGGGCTGCGAACCAGCTGAAATTTGCAGCGAAGGCGAGCGCCAACCTGGGTTTAGACGCCCACGCATCTTTTTCCGGAGCGCTGATGTGGCATACGGTCTATCCCTGGCCGCAGCGTCCGGCCGGACTGGTGGACGATGGTTTTGCGGAACTGGCCCGCCTCTGGAAACCGATCCTGAATGAGTTTGACGAGCACGGAGTGGATGTTTGCTATGAACTGCATCCCGGCGAGGACCTGCACGACGGTGTGACCTACGAGCGGTTCCTGGAGGCGACCGGCAATCACAGAAGGGCACGCATTCTTTACGACCCCAGCCACTTTCTGCTGCAGCAGATGGATTACCTTGCGTTCATCGATATTTACAAAGACTATATTGAAGCCTTTCACGTGAAGGATGCGGAGTTCAATCCCACCGGCAGGTCCGGCGTCTACGGAGGCTACCAGGGATGGGTGGACCGTCCCGGGCGTTTCCGCTCCATCGGCGACGGACAGATCGATTTTCAGAGCATCTTCACCAAGCTGAGCCAGTACGGCATCGACTGCTGGGCGGTTCTGGAGTGGGAATGCTGTATCAAGCATCCCGAGCAGGGCGCCGAAGAGGGAGCACAGATCATTGATGATCTGATCATCCGCGTAACCGACAAAGCGTTTGACGATTTTGCAGGAGCGGGAAGTGATGAGTCGCTGAACCGGCGGATATTGGGGATTGACCGGTAG
- a CDS encoding VOC family protein has protein sequence MDTFPTEGVELTHLMVVSDLEQSRNFYRDVLGAEVYREYGGTSCVLQFQGTWLLLVTGGGPTEDKPSVTFAPPGDPDRVSHQLTMRVPDCRKAYEILRGRGAEFLTPPNDRNGEIRCFFRDPDGHLLEISEIV, from the coding sequence ATGGACACTTTTCCCACAGAAGGAGTGGAGCTGACGCACCTGATGGTGGTCAGTGACCTTGAACAGTCACGAAACTTTTACAGGGATGTATTGGGCGCAGAAGTGTACAGGGAGTACGGAGGAACCTCTTGCGTTCTGCAGTTTCAGGGCACATGGCTTCTGCTGGTGACGGGCGGAGGGCCTACGGAAGACAAACCGTCCGTTACATTTGCACCTCCAGGCGATCCCGACAGGGTGAGTCACCAGTTAACCATGCGCGTGCCGGACTGCCGGAAGGCGTATGAGATTCTGCGTGGCCGCGGGGCGGAATTCCTGACACCGCCGAATGATCGCAACGGTGAAATCCGCTGCTTTTTCAGGGATCCTGACGGGCATCTGCTCGAGATCAGTGAGATCGTATAA
- a CDS encoding porin family protein, producing the protein MRTGIILMAFALFIPAAVSGQSNYIITDTTAVYGIDLLDAGEIENAKYIELRNDESIIRYTPDEVREYGFKDGRIYVSKQIQTPDGIEAVFFERLIQGNLTLYYYPLTENSIFYLERDSTLTPLYSERTSDGSASFRDTLRDLTSDCGNVSDAVNLVRYKKSSLSLLISRYNACELRPFPFVKYGIVSGFNSSSISLISERDILNQSFRDSDFIRDRSFSIGVFVDYPLFESDYSIYSGINYYENSYYSRSGTGNNLSEITVNLSSVEVPVMVRYAYPSTTFRPFFNIGFSYLANLKNESTVYESTLNNNTVEFNIFETSQIVSDHQLGVLAGIGTFYHLRYDRVIFLELRYKAHYYLTKKYLFEADGFRKNNLFRRSGIELVAGFNL; encoded by the coding sequence CGGCAGCTGTGTCAGGCCAAAGCAATTATATCATAACGGATACGACTGCTGTTTATGGAATAGATCTGCTGGATGCAGGTGAAATAGAGAATGCTAAATATATCGAGCTCAGAAATGACGAGAGTATCATCCGATATACGCCGGATGAAGTACGCGAATATGGATTTAAAGACGGAAGAATTTATGTATCGAAGCAGATACAGACTCCGGATGGCATAGAAGCCGTATTCTTTGAACGATTGATACAGGGTAACCTGACCTTGTATTACTATCCCCTCACCGAAAATTCCATTTTTTATCTTGAAAGAGACAGCACGTTAACACCTTTATATTCTGAAAGAACAAGTGACGGTTCAGCATCTTTCAGGGATACCTTACGGGACCTTACCTCAGATTGCGGGAATGTATCAGACGCTGTCAATTTGGTACGATATAAAAAAAGTTCTCTCTCTCTTTTGATTTCCAGATACAATGCCTGTGAACTGCGCCCCTTTCCATTTGTCAAATATGGAATTGTTTCCGGGTTCAATTCTAGCAGTATATCCTTGATTTCCGAAAGGGATATTTTAAATCAAAGCTTCAGGGATTCTGACTTTATCCGGGACCGGAGCTTTTCTATTGGGGTTTTTGTCGATTATCCCCTGTTTGAATCAGACTACAGTATCTACTCAGGAATCAATTACTATGAGAATTCATATTATTCGAGAAGCGGAACAGGCAATAATTTGAGTGAAATTACTGTCAATCTCTCATCGGTTGAGGTACCAGTCATGGTACGGTATGCCTACCCCTCTACAACTTTCAGGCCGTTTTTTAACATCGGGTTTTCCTATCTGGCTAATTTGAAAAACGAATCAACAGTATATGAGTCCACGCTCAACAATAATACGGTAGAGTTTAACATCTTTGAAACCAGCCAAATTGTATCTGATCACCAGCTGGGGGTACTCGCAGGTATTGGAACATTTTATCATCTCAGATACGACAGGGTGATTTTTTTAGAACTTCGGTACAAGGCACACTACTATTTAACGAAGAAATACTTATTTGAGGCTGATGGTTTTCGAAAAAATAACCTATTCCGAAGATCCGGCATAGAACTGGTAGCAGGTTTTAATTTATAG